The genomic segment GGCGCGCCCGCGTCCATATTTCCCGTAAGCAGCCCGATTACGCCGGGTTAACGCACGAGCGGTAAAGCCCGGCGTGAAAAGGGGACATCATGCGCAGACTGGCATTCTCAATCGCGATGGCATCCATGCTGGCGGGCTGCGGCGGAGCGGAACCCGGCGTCTATGCAGTGCCGCTGGCCGAGGCTTTGCAGCGGCTGAAGAAGGCGGATGTGGATGGATTCCGCTCTGCCCGCCAATGCGGCATCCTGATCCACTTCGCTGCCGACAGCCCGAAGGACGATGCGATCACCTGGCGTGTTTCCAGCAGCGGGCGCGAAGTTCTGCGCTTCACCGTGCGGCTGACTGCGGAAGGCGAGGGCACCCGCGCCCAGATCGAAGTCCCGGCCGAGGCCAAGGGCGGCGAGATGTATGACGGCAGCCAGTTTTACCCCCGCCCTGCCGTGCACCAGCCGCTGCGCCCGGCAGTGCAGGAACTGATCGACGCGGCGATGGAAAAGCGCCCTTACGATGTGATGCGCATTCCAGACGGCCAGCGCAGCAGTGCCAATGACGGCCCCTGCAAGGTGCAGCGCGCCGGGCTGGAAAGCGGTAGCGCCCGCTTCGGGATCGACGACAAGCCGGGTTATGATTCGCGCCGGTCGCAGCAGTTGCGCGAGGCGGAAAATACGCGCGCCAATCAGGAAGGCTATGACCGATCCTACGGTCAGCCAATGGACGATACGCAGGGGAACTGGTGAGATGAAACGCGCGATCATCACGCTGGCAACGGCAATCCTGCTGGCGGCCTGCGGCCTGTTCCCTTCAGGCAAAAGCTATCCGCTGGCGATCCGCGATGTGCGCCAGACCTTGCTGGCCACCCAGCCGCCGATGGAATTCTTCCCTGCCGAAGCCGCCAGTGCCCTGGTGAAGCGCGAAAGCGACACAAGGATCAGCTGGTTTCTGGTCGACCGGCAGGGAAGCGGTCTGCTGACCTTCGTGGCCGAGCTTACAGAAGTGGGGCCGCAGGAAACCCGCATTGCGATCACTATCGAACCGCCCGCCGGCGGCCGCCACGATCAGGTGGCGAAGGGGCTGGAAGAAAATCCCACCGTCGTGGACTTTTACCGTTCCGCCATGGCGGAACAACTCGGCTCCAAGCTGGAGAAGCGTGATTTCGACATGGCCGCAATCCAGGGCAAGATGATGATGGCCGCCTTTGCCACCATGCCCAAGATGCAGGAGAATCTCGACAAGGCCGTGGAGCAGGAACATGCCCGCAATCGAGAAAATATAGACAAGGCCTATCGCGAAGAAGCGCAGGGCAGCCCCGCCTATCGCCGGGAAGACCCCTATTCCTCGCGCGAACCGGCCTATGGCGAACCGATGGACCCGGCGACTGGATCGGCGTGGTAGCGGCAGGCGGCGGCCTGAAAGGCCGCCGGCCCTGACATCCCCGCGGGATCAGCCCCGCAGTTCCGCCCCCATCTTCACAGCCGCAGCGACGACGCGTTCGGCAATCGCCTTCAGCTCTTCGTCGGTATAGCTCTTCTCGCCCGGCTGGAGGATGACTTCCACCGCCAGGGACTTCTTGCCTTCCGGCACGCCTGCGCCGCGGAAATCGTCGAAGATGCGGGCATCGACGATATTCGCCTTGTCCGCGCCCTTCACGGCTCGCAGCAGATCGCCGGCGGGCTTGGCCGCATCCATCAGGAAGGCGAAGTCGCGCGTCACAGCCTGCAAGGCGGGCGGCGAATAGGCCGTGCGGGCAAAGCTGGCGCCGCCCTTCTTCTCCGGAATGGCTTCGAGATAGATTTCCGCGGCCATCACCGGGCCATCCACGTCGAAAGCTGCCAGCGTCCTGGGGTGCAGCGCGCCGAAGCGGGCCAGAACCACCTTAGGGCCAAGGCGCAGGGTTGCGGACTGGCCGGGATGGAACTGGCTGCCCGCCTCGCCCATCACCTGCAGCTTGTCCACCGGCGCGCCAGCTTCCGCCAGCAGGGCCAGCACTTCGCCCTTGGCATCGAATGCATCGAACAGCTGGGCCTTGCCCGTGCTCCAGCCGCTGGGAACCTTTTCGCCCGCCAGCACCACGCCGAGCGTCAGGCGCTCGTCGCTCGTCCCGCCTTCGCCGCGCAGATAGCGGCGGCCGATCTCGAACAGGCGAACGCCCTTGGCGCCGCGATCGAGATTACGTTTGGCGGCAGACAACAGGCCGGGGATCAGCGCCGGGCGCATGGCCTTCATGTCTTCGCTGATCGGATTGTCGAGAATCCACAGGCCTCCATTCCCGTCCGCGAAATGCTCCGCATCGGGCACGGGCAGGAAGCTCCAGGTCACGGCTTCGTTCAGCCCGCGCGCGGCAGCGGCGCGGCGCAGGCGGCGCTCCAGCTTCTGGGCCGGCGTCGCGGTCGGCTGGGCGACCCCATCCACACGCGGCAGGGCGACGCTGCCAACCTTGTCGATGCCATGGATGCGGACCACTTCCTCGACGATGTCGGGCGCGCCTTCCACATCGTGGCGGCGCAGCGGGACCGTGACGTTCCAATCGGCCGAAACGCCGAAATCCAGCGCGGCGAGGATCGCCTTCTGCTCTGCTTCCGGAACGGCAACCCCGCCCAGCTGCTCGGCCAGAGCCGGATCGTAGCTGACGACCTTCTGCTGGCTCGGCGGGCTGCCCGCGCGGACCACTTCGGAGGCTTCGCCGCCGCAGATCTGCAGGATCAGCGACGTCAGCAGTTGCAGCCCGTCGTCCAAGAACGCCGGGTCCACC from the Erythrobacter sp. SG61-1L genome contains:
- the pheT gene encoding phenylalanine--tRNA ligase subunit beta — its product is MKFSLSWLKEYLDTDADAAAISAKLNAIGIEVEGIEDPAERLAGFIVAKVLTAKPHPDADKLQVLTVDTGQVAKGGDPLQVVCGAPNARAGLVGVLGTPGASVPANGMVLRKSAIRGVESNGMMCSTRELELGDDHDGIIELPEGAPIGTSFADYRGEGPVFDVAITPNRPDCMGVYGVARDLAAAGLGTLKPLTIEKTAGSFPCPVDIRTDDPEGCPAFYGRVIRSVTNGPSPEWLQAALRSAGQRPISALVDITNFLMLGFGRPAHAYDLAKLNGAVVARRAKEGEQVLALNEKTYTLDADMTVIADDAGVHDIAGIMGGEHSGVSEGTKDVLLEIAYFEPERIGMTGRRLGLASDARTRFERGVDPAFLDDGLQLLTSLILQICGGEASEVVRAGSPPSQQKVVSYDPALAEQLGGVAVPEAEQKAILAALDFGVSADWNVTVPLRRHDVEGAPDIVEEVVRIHGIDKVGSVALPRVDGVAQPTATPAQKLERRLRRAAAARGLNEAVTWSFLPVPDAEHFADGNGGLWILDNPISEDMKAMRPALIPGLLSAAKRNLDRGAKGVRLFEIGRRYLRGEGGTSDERLTLGVVLAGEKVPSGWSTGKAQLFDAFDAKGEVLALLAEAGAPVDKLQVMGEAGSQFHPGQSATLRLGPKVVLARFGALHPRTLAAFDVDGPVMAAEIYLEAIPEKKGGASFARTAYSPPALQAVTRDFAFLMDAAKPAGDLLRAVKGADKANIVDARIFDDFRGAGVPEGKKSLAVEVILQPGEKSYTDEELKAIAERVVAAAVKMGAELRG